A region from the Curtobacterium sp. MCBA15_012 genome encodes:
- the vsr gene encoding DNA mismatch endonuclease Vsr, which produces MDHWEADEARRRHMARFGRRDTAPELAVRRELHRRGRRFFVDRPVSARCRVRPDLVFPRARVAVFVDGCFWHFCPDHTHLPKANAELWHRKLLANQQRDARNQAILVAEGWCVLRAWEHDDPAETADRVERALDRWAAVVGSNTRTDGPVRCATEGER; this is translated from the coding sequence ATGGACCACTGGGAGGCCGACGAAGCCCGCCGCCGGCACATGGCCCGCTTCGGCCGTCGCGACACCGCCCCCGAGCTCGCCGTCCGCCGAGAGCTCCACCGCCGCGGCCGCCGGTTCTTCGTCGACCGTCCGGTCAGCGCTCGCTGCAGGGTCCGCCCAGACCTGGTGTTCCCGCGCGCCCGCGTGGCGGTCTTCGTCGACGGCTGCTTCTGGCACTTCTGCCCCGACCACACGCACCTGCCGAAGGCGAACGCCGAGCTGTGGCACCGCAAGCTCCTGGCGAACCAGCAGCGCGATGCGAGGAACCAGGCGATCCTCGTCGCCGAGGGCTGGTGTGTCCTCCGCGCGTGGGAGCACGACGACCCGGCCGAGACCGCCGACCGCGTCGAACGTGCCCTCGACCGCTGGGCCGCCGTCGTGGGCTCGAACACGCGCACCGACGGCCCGGTACGGTGTGCGACGGAGGGGGAACGATGA